The following coding sequences are from one Gossypium raimondii isolate GPD5lz chromosome 4, ASM2569854v1, whole genome shotgun sequence window:
- the LOC105767719 gene encoding uncharacterized protein LOC105767719: MATRLARKLPSSFSAFSSSPITKLTWGISPPSMSHGGPGLRCASSSSSSSSSTTTTGSNSSSSKREKKITDRLSAAIDAVNDRKLPPELRGQRNKVRSETDIINVVEQRIWHSMEEGQFENLAGKGKPLNLNTTPHADPAEDTLYRILSKNGCAPEWVELNKEIRNKVSEWRVALKKAWTSKCNGNDEEKWIERCESLKKQLRDINDKVFRYNLIVPFGRQMFGLKWEKEVARLEE; this comes from the exons ATGGCCACCAGGCTAGCGAGAAAGCTGCCATCATCGTTCTCTGCGTTTTCCTCGTCTCCGATTACCAAATTGACGTGGGGCATCTCACCTCCGTCGATGAGCCATGGCGGACCCGGACTCAGGTGTGcctcctcttcctcttcctcttcctcatCAACAACAACGACTGGATCAAATTCTTCATCTTCTAAGCGTGAGAAGAAGATAACAGACCGTCTATCAGCTGCCATAGACGCCGTCAACGACCGTAAACTCCCTCCCGAGCTCCGTGGCCAACGCAACAAAGTTag ATCGGAAACCGACATCATCAACGTAGTTGAGCAAAGAATATGGCATTCAATGGAAGAGGGTCAGTTCGAGAATTTAGCAGGGAAAGGCAAACCTCTTAACCTTAACACAACTCCTCATGCAGATCCAGCTGAAGACACCCTTTATAGGATACTCTCGAAGAACGGATGTGCTCCCGAGTGGGTAGAACTTAACAAAGAGATCAGGAACAAAGTATCCGAATGGCGAGTCGCTTTGAAGAAAGCATGGACAAGCAAATGCAATGGAAATGATGAAGAAAAATGGATTGAGCGTTGTGAATCGTTGAAGAAGCAATTACGTGACATTAACGATAAG GTTTTCCGGTATAATTTGATCGTTCCGTTCGGCCGCCAAATGTTCGGATTGAAATGGGAAAAGGAAGTGGCCCGCCTTGAAGAATAA